GTGCCTGCAACGGCACCGGTGCGGCAAGAATGCCCGGCTGGTACTGACTCATGTGAACTCCTTCAAGAAAGCCGCGCAGTTTACCCGGCGAGCACCCGGTTGTGCTCAAGGTTTTCCAGGGTTCACAAAGCAAGGCAAAACGGTGCCAAACGGGCCACTTGTGGGCGTAATGCGTCTAACCCTTGCCACACGGACCGTTGATGGGTGAATCTCTAGTCACGTTTTGCAACCACTCCAGGGGTAGCGACATGACCACCGACAACTTGCTCGCCCAGCTGTTTCCCACTGCCGCCGAGATTCCCGAGCAATTCCGGCTCGCGGCGCCCATTGAACAACGTGATTACCTGGTCGGCGGCCAGTTGCATGTGTGGCACGGGCCCTTGGCCGAAGTACGCAGCCCGGTGCAGTTGCGCGGGGCCGACGGTGACACACCCGTGATCATCGGCAGCACCCCGCTGCTGGACGCCGACACGGCCTTGACCGCCCTCGACGCCGCCGTGGCCGCTTACGACCGTGGCCAGGGCGCTTGGCCGACGATGCGCGTGGTGGATCGCATCCAGCACGTCGAAGCCTTTTTGCGACGCATGCGTGAACAGCGCGATGCGGTGGTCAAGCTGCTGATGTGGGAGATCGGCAAGAACCTCAAGGACTCGCAGAAAGAGTTCGATCGCACCTGCGACTACATTACCGACACCATCAACGCCCTCAAGGATCTCGACCGCCGTTCCAGCCGCTTCGAGCTGGAGCAGGACACCCTGGGGCAAATCCGCCGGGTGCCGCTGGGCGTGGCGCTGTGCATGGGCCCTTACAACTACCCGCTGAACGAGACGTTCACCACGCTGATCCCGGCGCTGATCATGGGCAATACCGTGGTGTTCAAGCCGGCCAAGCTCGGCGTGTTGTTGATTCGCCCATTGCTGGAAGCGTTTCGCGACAGCTTCCCCGCCGGCGTGATCAACGTGATCTACGGCAGCGGCCGCGAGACGGTCAGCGCGCTGATGGCCAGCGGCAAGATCGATATCTTTGCGTTTATCGGCACCAACAAGGCCGCCAGCGACCTGAAAAAGCTCCACCCAAAACCTCACCGTCTACGTGCGGCACTCGGCCTGGATGCGAAAAACCCGGGGATCGTGCTGCCCCAGGTCGACCTGGACAATGCGGTGAGCGAAGCGGTTACCGGTTCCCTTTCGTTCAACGGCCAGCGTTGCACCGCGTTGAAGATCCTGTTTGTGCACGAGGATGTGGTCGACAGCTTTATCGAGAAATTCAACCACAAGCTGGCGACCCTCAAACCCGGCATGCCGTGGGAAGACGGCGTGTCGCTGACGCCACTGCCCGAGCAGGGCAAGGTCGATTACCTGGGCGGGTTGGTGACCGATGCACTCGCCCACGGCGCCAACGTGGTGAACGAAAATGGCGGCGCCAGCCGTGGCTCGTTTTTCTACCCGGCGGTGCTGTACCCGGTGAACCCGCAGATGCGCGTGTACCACGAGGAACAGTTCGGCCCGGTGGTGCCGATCGTGCCTTACCGCGACCTGGAAACGGTGATCGACTACGTGCTGGAGTCGGACTTCGGCCAGCAACTGAGTATCTTCGGCACCAGCCCTCGCGAAGTCGGGCGCCTGGTGGACGCGTTCGCCAATCAGGTGGGCCGGATCAACATCAACGCCCAGTGCCAGCGCGGGCCGGACAGTTTCCCGTTCAACGGACGCAAGAACTCGGCCGAGGGCACGCTGTCGGTACATGATGCGTTGCGGGTGTTTTCGATCCGTACCCTGGTGGCGACCAAGTTCCAGGCGAGCAACAAGGAACTGGTCAGCGATATCCTGCAGGAGCGCACGTCGAGCTTTCTGACCACTGATTATATTTTCTGAGCCTGGCGCCGCTCAAGAATGTGGGAGCCGGGCTTGCCCGCGCTGAGGGCCGACAGTCGACATCTGTGGTGACTGACACGCCGCCATCGCGGGCAAGCCCGGCTCCCACATATTGACCGCGTGAATCCTTACTGACGAGGCCACATCCAGATTGATGAACCTGCACTTGCCCCTCTTCGCCCGCCGCTTGCTGCGTCCTTTGCTGGACCCGTACCGGCGCTACCGTCACGCCAAGTTGATCCACGCAGTACGGGTTTCCATCGGTTTGCTCGCAACGATCCTGCTCACCACCGGCATCAACCTGCCCCACGGTGAGTGGGCCTCGGTGACGATGTTGATCGTGATCGGCGGTTTGCAGCACCATGGCAATATCGGCAAGAAAGCCGTCGAGCGCGCCTACGGCACGTTGATCGGCGCCAGCGTCGGTTTGCTGCTGGTGCTGCAACAGGCGTATCTGGGGCAGCCGTTATTGACCTATTTGCTGATGTCGGTGGTGTGCGGGTTCTTTTCCTATCACGCCA
This genomic window from Pseudomonas sp. Bout1 contains:
- a CDS encoding NADP-dependent glyceraldehyde-3-phosphate dehydrogenase codes for the protein MTTDNLLAQLFPTAAEIPEQFRLAAPIEQRDYLVGGQLHVWHGPLAEVRSPVQLRGADGDTPVIIGSTPLLDADTALTALDAAVAAYDRGQGAWPTMRVVDRIQHVEAFLRRMREQRDAVVKLLMWEIGKNLKDSQKEFDRTCDYITDTINALKDLDRRSSRFELEQDTLGQIRRVPLGVALCMGPYNYPLNETFTTLIPALIMGNTVVFKPAKLGVLLIRPLLEAFRDSFPAGVINVIYGSGRETVSALMASGKIDIFAFIGTNKAASDLKKLHPKPHRLRAALGLDAKNPGIVLPQVDLDNAVSEAVTGSLSFNGQRCTALKILFVHEDVVDSFIEKFNHKLATLKPGMPWEDGVSLTPLPEQGKVDYLGGLVTDALAHGANVVNENGGASRGSFFYPAVLYPVNPQMRVYHEEQFGPVVPIVPYRDLETVIDYVLESDFGQQLSIFGTSPREVGRLVDAFANQVGRININAQCQRGPDSFPFNGRKNSAEGTLSVHDALRVFSIRTLVATKFQASNKELVSDILQERTSSFLTTDYIF